In Nicotiana tabacum cultivar K326 chromosome 17, ASM71507v2, whole genome shotgun sequence, one DNA window encodes the following:
- the LOC107825586 gene encoding LOW QUALITY PROTEIN: phytochrome E-like (The sequence of the model RefSeq protein was modified relative to this genomic sequence to represent the inferred CDS: inserted 1 base in 1 codon) → MEFQSSSKAKRKARPTSHNLQNNKNSNKDSTFSSSAASNMNNNNNNNNTSKATMAQYNADAKLMAEFEQSGVSGKSFNYSRSVLYAPQDNANEEEITSYLSRIQRGGLVQPFGCMLAIEEHTFKIIGYSENCFDMLGFKIAESSKLITLIGVDARTLFTPSSGASLAKAMTSREISLLNPIWVHSRSTHKPFYAILHRIDVGIVIDLEPANSSDPALLLAGAVQSQKLAVRSISRLQSLPGGDIGVLCDTVVEDVQKLTGYDRVMVYKFHDDNHGEVLSEIRRSELEPYLGLHYPATDIPQAARFLFKQNRIRMICDCNAQPVKIVQSEELKRPLCLVNSTLRSPHGCHTQYMANMGSISSLVMSVVINSSDSRKLWGLVVCHHSTPRYVPFPLRYACEFFMQAFGLQLYMELQLASQLAEKKTLQMQTLLCDMLLRDVPFGIVTQSPSIMDLVKCDGAALYYGGKCWLLGVTPTEAQVKDIAEWLLGTHKDSTGLSTDSLADAGYPGATLLGDEVCGMATARITSKDFLFWFRSHTAKEVKWXGAKHHPDDRDDGGKMHPRSSFNAFLEVVKSRSMPWDVPEINAIHSLQIIMRESIQEIENSSLKTMTSSQQNDADGPSMDELSSVAMEMVRLIETATAPIFGVDLSGLINGWNGKIADLTGLQASEAIGKSLINDIAHEDSHETVEKVLHRALLGEEDKNVEIKLRRFGKDPPKSVLYLVTNTCTSRDHKNDVVGVCFVAQDVTPEKAVMDKFIQLQGDYEAIVQSLNPLIPPIFASDGNACCSEWNAAMERLTGWTRYEILGRTLPGEVFGGLCRLRGQDAVTKFMILFYQAISGHDTKKLPFGFFNRTGEFVEVFLTANKRTDEHGNIIGCFCFLQPTLVDPEASDERQDNKDSLSKIKEFSYIRQQMKNPLNGIQFTHKLLEATCVSDNQKQLLETSEACEKQILSVIDNMDFGRIEDGKVELNMEEFVLGNVVDAIVSQVMILLKEKNLQLLHDIPDQIKTLPLYGDQIKLQLILSDFLLSIVHHAPSPDGWVEIKVLPGLKLIQDGNEFIHLQFRMTHPGQGLPAALIEDMSGGRNRGTTQEGIALNFSQKLVNMMNGHVRYVREENKCYFLIDLELKTGKSTQHGPDSDGTEKMEI, encoded by the exons ATGGAGTTTCAGAGCAGCAGCAAAGCCAAAAGAAAAGCAAGACCCACTAGCCATAATCTCCAAAACAACAAGAATTCTAACAAAGATTCAACCTTTTCTTCCTCTGCTGCTAGTAacatgaacaacaacaacaacaacaacaatactagCAAGGCAACTATGGCTCAGTACAATGCTGATGCTAAGCTCATGGCTGAGTTTGAACAGTCTGGTGTCTCTGGTAAGTCCTTTAATTATTCAAGATCAGTACTTTATGCACCTCAGGATAATGCCAATGAAGAAGAAATCACTTCTTATCTTTCAAGAATTCAAAGGGGTGGGCTTGTTCAACCATTTGGTTGTATGCTTGCTATTGAGGAACATACTTTCAAGATTATAGGTTACAGTGAGAATTGCTTTGATATGTTAGGTTTTAAGATTGCTGAGTCATCAAAGTTGATTACTTTGATTGGTGTTGATGCTAGAACCCTTTTCACCCCTTCTTCTGGGGCTTCATTGGCTAAAGCCATGACTTCTAGGGAAATCTCTTTGTTGAACCCTATATGGGTTCATTCTAGGAGTACCCATAAGCCTTTTTATGCTATACTTCACAGGATTGATGTGGGGATTGTGATTGATTTAGAGCCTGCTAATTCTAGTGACCCTGCATTGCTGCTTGCTGGGGCAGTGCAGTCACAAAAACTGGCTGTCCGGTCGATATCTAGGTTGCAGTCACTACCTGGTGGAGATATAGGGGTTCTGTGTGATACAGTGGTGGAAGATGTGCAGAAGCTGACTGGATATGATAGGGTGATGGTTTATAAGTTTCATGATGATAATCATGGTGAAGTTCTGTCTGAGATTAGGAGATCAGAATTGGAACCTTATTTGGGCTTGCATTATCCTGCAACAGATATCCCCCAAGCTGCCCGGTTCTTGTTCAAGCAGAACAGAATTAGGATGATATGTGATTGCAATGCACAGCCTGTTAAGATTGTTCAGAGTGAAGAACTAAAGCGGCCTCTCTGCTTGGTAAATTCGACTCTTAGATCACCTCATGGCTGCCATACACAGTATATGGCCAACATGGGATCTATTTCGTCGTTGGTGATGTCAGTAGTTATCAATAGCAGTGATTCGAGAAAGCTTTGGGGTTTGGTTGTTTGTCATCACAGTACTCCCCGCTATGTGCCTTTCCCACTTCGGTATGCATGTGAATTCTTCATGCAGGCATTTGGCCTGCAGCTTTATATGGAGCTCCAATTAGCATCACAGTTGGCGGAGAAGAAAACCCTCCAAATGCAGACCTTATTATGTGACATGCTTCTTCGAGATGTTCCATTTGGCATTGTAACACAATCCCCTAGTATTATGGATCTTGTCAAGTGCGATGGAGCTGCACTTTATTACGGTGGAAAATGTTGGTTGCTTGGGGTGACACCAACTGAAGCACAAGTTAAAGATATTGCAGAGTGGTTGCTAGGCACTCATAAGGACTCGACAGGTTTAAGTACGGACAGTCTTGCAGATGCTGGTTATCCTGGTGCAACTTTACTGGGAGATGAAGTTTGTGGCATGGCTACTGCGAGAATTACTTCCAAGGATttcctattctggttcaggtctcACACGGCAAAGGAAGTCAAGT GAGGTGCTAAGCATCATCCAGATGATAGAGATGATGGAggaaaaatgcacccgcgatcttCATTTAATGCCTTTCTTGAAGTGGTTAAAAGTAGAAGTATGCCTTGGGATGTTCCGGAGATTAATGCCATTCATTCTCTACAAATCATAATgagagaatcaattcaagaaatcGAGAACAGTTCTCTGAAAACTATGACTTCTTCTCAACAGAATGATGCTGATGGTCCAAGCATGGATGAACTTAGTTCTGTGGCAATGGAAATGGTTAGGTTGATTGAGACGGCCACTGCTCCAATTTTTGGAGTTGATCTATCTGGCTTAATAAATGGATGGAATGGGAAGATTGCTGACTTGACAGGGTTGCAAGCTAGTGAAGCTATTGGAAAGTCTCTCATTAATGATATTGCTCATGAAGATTCACATGAAACTGTTGAAAAAGTTCTACATAGAGCTCTGTTAG GTGAGGAGGACAAAAATGTGGAAATAAAGTTGCGAAGGTTTGGGAAAGATCCACCAAAATCAGTTTTATACCTTGTGACTAATACCTGCACAAGCAGGGACCACAAAAATGATGTTGTTGGCGTGTGCTTTGTGGCTCAAGATGTCACTCCTGAAAAAGCTGTCATGGATAAATTTATTCAGTTGCAAGGAGATTATGAGGCTATTGTACAAAGTCTTAATCCACTGATTCCACCAATATTTGCTTCTGATGGAAATGCTTGCTGTTCGGAGTGGAATGCAGCGATGGAAAGGTTGACCGGTTGGACAAGATATGAGATCCTGGGGAGGACACTTCCTGGTGAAGTTTTTGGTGGTCTTTGTCGTCTTAGGGGACAAGATGCCGTTACCAAATTTATGATTCTTTTCTACCAAGCAATTAGTGGCCATGACACCAAAAAGCTTCCATTTGGCTTTTTTAATAGGACAGGGGAGTTTGTGGAAGTGTTCCTAACAGCAAACAAGAGAACTGATGAGCATGGGAATATAATTGGGTGTTTCTGCTTCTTGCAGCCTACACTGGTTGACCCAGAGGCATCGGATGAGAGACAAGACAATAAAGACTCCCTTTCAAAAATTAAAGAATTTTCTTATATCCGACAGCAGATGAAAAATCCATTGAACGGGATCCAGTTTACCCATAAACTCCTTGAAGCAACCTGTGTTTCAGATAATCAGAAGCAGCTTCTGGAGACAAGTGAAGCCTGTGAGAAACAGATACTATCTGTTATTGACAATATGGATTTTGGAAGAATAGAGGATGG CAAAGTGGAGCTAAACATGGAGGAATTCGTTCTAGGAAATGTTGTGGATGCTATTGTGAGTCAAGTAATGATTTTGCTCAAGGAAAAAAATTTACAACTGCTGCATGATATTCCTGACCAGATCAAGACTCTTCCTCTATATGGTGATCAAATTAAGCTTCAGCTTATTCTCTCAGATTTCTTGCTTAGTATAGTGCATCATGCACCTTCCCCGGATGGTTGGGTGGAAATCAAGGTGTTACCTGGTCTGAAACTCATACAAGATGGAAATGAATTTATCCATCTCCAATTCAG AATGACTCACCCTGGCCAAGGACTACCGGCTGCTCTAATCGAAGACATGTCTGGAGGAAGAAATAGAGGGACAACACAAGAAGGAATCGCGCTAAATTTTTCCCAGAAACTTGTCAATATGATGAATGGGCATGTCCGCTATGTCAGAGAGGAAAACAAATGTTATTTCCTAATAGACCTGGAACTCAAAACAGGGAAATCTACACAACATGGTCCAGATTCGGATGGAACTGAAAAGATGGAAATTTAG
- the LOC107825587 gene encoding protein MEI2-like 2 isoform X2: protein MPMLNVSKEKGRTPWEVFPGVDSIHGSNDASLFSSSVPVLLHEKLKLSEVDDGHQSVDDASASLKEIHPDVDVEELLDDAENRAIGSLLPDDEDELLAGIIDGFGPSQFPNHVDDLEEYDLFGSGGGLELESDAYENLNFGISRVSLADPVVSNGAAHVGFSNGGATVTGEHPLGEHPSRTLFVRNINSNVEDSELRSLFEDNPSDKDMNQGTLVVFNLDPSVSNDDLRQIFGAYGEIKEIRETPHKRHHKFIEYYDVRAAEAALRSLNRSDIAGKRIKLEPSRPGGARRNSTLQSNQEPEQDDSWTFRHPLGSSIGNSSPGNWPQFGSPIEHSSMRSPGTSPGFRSLSPTMGNNLLGLASILHPHASNSLRVAPISEDHRMGGHADLPNGSNHGVPFHQSHSFPEPKISQFSGTVSSLGTSNSNSSAVETLSGPQFLWGSPKLQPQQSNSSSWKAQALANVFTSGGQGDMFSLSNHQKSFLNSSQHHHHHLHHVGSAPSALPFDKHFGFYPDSPVLSPGFRGIGIGPRDGSLMVNYGARTTLNSGVALPGNMSNNGSPGFGMMSSQRLSPLFLGSGHFPGHAASSFEGLTERSRTRRVDNNANQMDNKKQFQLDLDKIRSGEDTRTTLMIKNIPNKYTSKMLLAAIDEQHKGTYDFLYLPIDFKNKCNVGYAFINMVSPSLIIPFYEALNGKKWEKFNSEKVAALAYARIQGKTALVAHFQNSSLMNEDKRCRPILFHSESSELGDQIVQEHLSSGCLHIHQVCRSNESDFLESQGSPPEEDPVDELENS from the exons ATGCCAATGCTAAATGTAtcgaaagaaaagggaagaacaCCGTGGGAGGTTTTTCCAGGAGTTGATTCCATCCATGGCTCAAATGATGCTTCACTTTTTTCGAGCTCAGTGCCTGTTCTTCTACATGAGAAGC TGAAATTGAGTGAGGTGGACGATGGTCATCAGTCCGTTGATGACGCATCAGCCAGCTTGAAGGAAATTCACCCCGATGTAGATGTTGAGGAGCTGCTGGATGATGCTGAAAATCGTGCAATTGGAAGCTTGCTTCCTGATGACGAGGATGAACTTTTAGCTGGCATAATAGATGGGTTTGGCCCTAGCCAATTTCCCAATCACGTAGATGACTTGGAAGAATATGATCTTTTTGGAAGTGGAGGAGGCTTAGAATTGGAATCTGATGCTTATGAAAACTTAAACTTCGGTATATCGAGAGTGAGTCTGGCTGATCCTGTTGTTAGCAATGGAGCTGCTCATGTTGGATTTTCAAATGGTGGGGCAACTGTTACTGGAGAACATCCACTTGGAGAGCACCCTTCGAGAACATTATTTGTTCGCAACATAAATAGCAATGTCGAGGATTCAGAGCTAAGAAGTCTCTTTGAG GATAACCCCTCAGACAAAGATATGAACCAAGGAACTCTTGTGGTATTTAATCTGGATCCATCAGTATCAAACGATGACCTCCGCCAAATATTTGGGGCTTATGGTGAGATCAAAGAG ATAAGGGAAACACCACACAAGAGGCACCATAAGTTTATTGAATATTATGATGTTAGAGCTGCAGAAGCTGCCCTTAGGTCCTTAAATAGGAGTGACATAGCTGGCAAGCGCATAAAACTTGAACCAAGTCGCCCTGGAGGAGCTCGTCGAAA TTCTACGTTGCAATCAAATCAAGAACCTGAACAAGATGACTCTTGGACTTTTCGGCACCCATTGGGTTCCTCAATTGGTAATTCCTCGCCGG GTAATTGGCCACAGTTTGGCAGCCCTATAGAGCATAGCTCCATGCGAAGTCCTGGCACTTCACCGGGCTTTAGATCCCTGAGTCCCACAATGGGCAATAATTTACTTGGTTTAGCTTCAATTTTGCATCCTCATGCATCAAATTCCTTGAGGGTAGCACCTATCAGTGAGGATCACAGAATGGGCGGTCATGCAGATCTCCCTAATGGTTCAAACCATGGTGTTCCCTTCCATCAGTCTCATTCTTTCCCTGAACCTAAGATAAGCCAGTTCAGTGGAACAGTGTCATCTTTGGGTACCTCAAATTCAAACAGTTCTGCTGTTGAAACACTATCAGGACCACAGTTTCTTTGGGGCAGTCCAAAGTTGCAACCTCAACAGAGTAATTCTTCATCCTGGAAAGCCCAGGCTTTGGCGAATGTTTTTACATCTGGTGGTCAGGGTGACATGTTTTCCTTGTCAAATCATCAGAAGTCTTTCCTCAATTCATCTCAGCACCATCATCATCACCTTCACCATGTTGGATCTGCTCCATCTGCTCTTCCCTTTGATAAGCACTTTGGTTTTTACCCAGACTCTCCAGTCTTAAGTCCAGGTTTTAGAGGTATTGGTATAGGTCCTCGTGACGGAAGTTTGATGGTTAACTATGGTGCTCGTACCACTTTGAATTCTGGTGTTGCTCTTCCAGGGAATATGTCAAACAATGGTTCTCCTGGGTTTGGCATGATGTCTTCCCAAAGACTTAGTCCTTTATTCCTAGGTAGTGGTCATTTCCCAGGACATGCAGCTTCTAGCTTTGAGGGGCTGACTGAACGCAGCCGCACTCGACGTGTTGACAATAATGCGAACCAGATGGACAACAAGAAACAGTTTCAACTTGACTTGGATAAGATTAGATCTGGCGAAGATACTCGGACAACTTTGATGATTAAAAATATTCCTAATAA GTACACCTCCAAGATGCTTTTAGCTGCTATTGACGAACAACATAAAGGCACTTATGATTTTCTGTATCTGCCAATTGACTTCAAG AATAAATGCAATGTGGGATATGCATTTATCAACATGGTGTCTCCATCACTCATTATCCCATTTTACGAG GCACTTAATGGAAAGAAGTGGGAGAAATTCAATAGTGAGAAAGTGGCTGCTTTGGCTTATGCTCGGATTCAGGGAAAGACGGCCCTTGTAGCCCACTTCCAGAATTCAAGTTTGATGAATGAAGATAAGAGGTGTAGGCCAATCCTTTTCCACTCAGAGAGCTCGGAATTAGGGGATCAG ATTGTTCAAGAGCATCTTTCATCTGGATGCTTACATATTCATCAAGTCTGTCGGTCAAACGAGTCAGACTTCCTGGAGTCACAAGGTAGCCCTCCTGAGGAGGATCCAGTTGACGAACTAGAGAATAGCTAG
- the LOC142172097 gene encoding uncharacterized protein LOC142172097 has translation MGAWMSSGDTSTMWSATTDCIREAAREVLGVSTGVSGGHKGDWWWNEVVQGKMEAKKAAYLKLVESIDEKERRAWMERYKTTRKEAKLAVTEAKTAAYGRMYEELGKKAGRRSEEDAG, from the exons atgggagcttggaTGAGCAGTGGTGACACGAGCACAATGTGGTCAGCGACAACAGACTGTATTagggaggctgcgagagaggtgttaggagtCTCGACGGGCGTCTCTGGTGGGCataaaggagactggtggtggaatgaagtggttcAAGGTAAAATGGAAGCTAAGAAGGCGGCGTACCTAAAGTTAGTGGAGAGCATAGATGAGAAGGAGAGGCGAGCATGGATGGAGAGGTATAAGACAACTAGGAAGGAGGCTAAGCtggcggtcacagaggctaagactgcggcttatggtcgtatgtatGAGGAACTGGGGaaaaaggcggggagaagaa gcgaagaggatgccggatga
- the LOC107825587 gene encoding protein MEI2-like 5 isoform X1 has translation MPMLNVSKEKGRTPWEVFPGVDSIHGSNDASLFSSSVPVLLHEKLKLSEVDDGHQSVDDASASLKEIHPDVDVEELLDDAENRAIGSLLPDDEDELLAGIIDGFGPSQFPNHVDDLEEYDLFGSGGGLELESDAYENLNFGISRVSLADPVVSNGAAHVGFSNGGATVTGEHPLGEHPSRTLFVRNINSNVEDSELRSLFEQYGDIRTLYTACKHRGFVMISYFDIRAARTALRALQNKPLRRRKLDIHFSIPKDNPSDKDMNQGTLVVFNLDPSVSNDDLRQIFGAYGEIKEIRETPHKRHHKFIEYYDVRAAEAALRSLNRSDIAGKRIKLEPSRPGGARRNSTLQSNQEPEQDDSWTFRHPLGSSIGNSSPGNWPQFGSPIEHSSMRSPGTSPGFRSLSPTMGNNLLGLASILHPHASNSLRVAPISEDHRMGGHADLPNGSNHGVPFHQSHSFPEPKISQFSGTVSSLGTSNSNSSAVETLSGPQFLWGSPKLQPQQSNSSSWKAQALANVFTSGGQGDMFSLSNHQKSFLNSSQHHHHHLHHVGSAPSALPFDKHFGFYPDSPVLSPGFRGIGIGPRDGSLMVNYGARTTLNSGVALPGNMSNNGSPGFGMMSSQRLSPLFLGSGHFPGHAASSFEGLTERSRTRRVDNNANQMDNKKQFQLDLDKIRSGEDTRTTLMIKNIPNKYTSKMLLAAIDEQHKGTYDFLYLPIDFKNKCNVGYAFINMVSPSLIIPFYEALNGKKWEKFNSEKVAALAYARIQGKTALVAHFQNSSLMNEDKRCRPILFHSESSELGDQIVQEHLSSGCLHIHQVCRSNESDFLESQGSPPEEDPVDELENS, from the exons ATGCCAATGCTAAATGTAtcgaaagaaaagggaagaacaCCGTGGGAGGTTTTTCCAGGAGTTGATTCCATCCATGGCTCAAATGATGCTTCACTTTTTTCGAGCTCAGTGCCTGTTCTTCTACATGAGAAGC TGAAATTGAGTGAGGTGGACGATGGTCATCAGTCCGTTGATGACGCATCAGCCAGCTTGAAGGAAATTCACCCCGATGTAGATGTTGAGGAGCTGCTGGATGATGCTGAAAATCGTGCAATTGGAAGCTTGCTTCCTGATGACGAGGATGAACTTTTAGCTGGCATAATAGATGGGTTTGGCCCTAGCCAATTTCCCAATCACGTAGATGACTTGGAAGAATATGATCTTTTTGGAAGTGGAGGAGGCTTAGAATTGGAATCTGATGCTTATGAAAACTTAAACTTCGGTATATCGAGAGTGAGTCTGGCTGATCCTGTTGTTAGCAATGGAGCTGCTCATGTTGGATTTTCAAATGGTGGGGCAACTGTTACTGGAGAACATCCACTTGGAGAGCACCCTTCGAGAACATTATTTGTTCGCAACATAAATAGCAATGTCGAGGATTCAGAGCTAAGAAGTCTCTTTGAG CAATATGGTGATATCCGGACTCTCTACACTGCGTGTAAGCATAGGGGCTTTGTCATGATATCCTACTTCGATATTCGTGCTGCTCGAACTGCACTGCGAGCATTGCAAAATAAGCCACTGCGGAGGAGAAAACTAGACATACATTTCTCCATCCCAAAG GATAACCCCTCAGACAAAGATATGAACCAAGGAACTCTTGTGGTATTTAATCTGGATCCATCAGTATCAAACGATGACCTCCGCCAAATATTTGGGGCTTATGGTGAGATCAAAGAG ATAAGGGAAACACCACACAAGAGGCACCATAAGTTTATTGAATATTATGATGTTAGAGCTGCAGAAGCTGCCCTTAGGTCCTTAAATAGGAGTGACATAGCTGGCAAGCGCATAAAACTTGAACCAAGTCGCCCTGGAGGAGCTCGTCGAAA TTCTACGTTGCAATCAAATCAAGAACCTGAACAAGATGACTCTTGGACTTTTCGGCACCCATTGGGTTCCTCAATTGGTAATTCCTCGCCGG GTAATTGGCCACAGTTTGGCAGCCCTATAGAGCATAGCTCCATGCGAAGTCCTGGCACTTCACCGGGCTTTAGATCCCTGAGTCCCACAATGGGCAATAATTTACTTGGTTTAGCTTCAATTTTGCATCCTCATGCATCAAATTCCTTGAGGGTAGCACCTATCAGTGAGGATCACAGAATGGGCGGTCATGCAGATCTCCCTAATGGTTCAAACCATGGTGTTCCCTTCCATCAGTCTCATTCTTTCCCTGAACCTAAGATAAGCCAGTTCAGTGGAACAGTGTCATCTTTGGGTACCTCAAATTCAAACAGTTCTGCTGTTGAAACACTATCAGGACCACAGTTTCTTTGGGGCAGTCCAAAGTTGCAACCTCAACAGAGTAATTCTTCATCCTGGAAAGCCCAGGCTTTGGCGAATGTTTTTACATCTGGTGGTCAGGGTGACATGTTTTCCTTGTCAAATCATCAGAAGTCTTTCCTCAATTCATCTCAGCACCATCATCATCACCTTCACCATGTTGGATCTGCTCCATCTGCTCTTCCCTTTGATAAGCACTTTGGTTTTTACCCAGACTCTCCAGTCTTAAGTCCAGGTTTTAGAGGTATTGGTATAGGTCCTCGTGACGGAAGTTTGATGGTTAACTATGGTGCTCGTACCACTTTGAATTCTGGTGTTGCTCTTCCAGGGAATATGTCAAACAATGGTTCTCCTGGGTTTGGCATGATGTCTTCCCAAAGACTTAGTCCTTTATTCCTAGGTAGTGGTCATTTCCCAGGACATGCAGCTTCTAGCTTTGAGGGGCTGACTGAACGCAGCCGCACTCGACGTGTTGACAATAATGCGAACCAGATGGACAACAAGAAACAGTTTCAACTTGACTTGGATAAGATTAGATCTGGCGAAGATACTCGGACAACTTTGATGATTAAAAATATTCCTAATAA GTACACCTCCAAGATGCTTTTAGCTGCTATTGACGAACAACATAAAGGCACTTATGATTTTCTGTATCTGCCAATTGACTTCAAG AATAAATGCAATGTGGGATATGCATTTATCAACATGGTGTCTCCATCACTCATTATCCCATTTTACGAG GCACTTAATGGAAAGAAGTGGGAGAAATTCAATAGTGAGAAAGTGGCTGCTTTGGCTTATGCTCGGATTCAGGGAAAGACGGCCCTTGTAGCCCACTTCCAGAATTCAAGTTTGATGAATGAAGATAAGAGGTGTAGGCCAATCCTTTTCCACTCAGAGAGCTCGGAATTAGGGGATCAG ATTGTTCAAGAGCATCTTTCATCTGGATGCTTACATATTCATCAAGTCTGTCGGTCAAACGAGTCAGACTTCCTGGAGTCACAAGGTAGCCCTCCTGAGGAGGATCCAGTTGACGAACTAGAGAATAGCTAG